Genomic DNA from Amycolatopsis alba DSM 44262:
CGAAGTTGCGCGAGCACAGCGAGAAGTACCCGGACAAGATCGTGCGACGGCACCTGACCGAGCTGCTCCTGGCAGCCGACCTGGAGGACGAAGCGCGGGACCTGGCCGAAAGGTCCGGCGGCGCCAGTCGTGCCTACGTCGCGTTTCTCATCCGCCTGGCCCGATGGCGGGACCTGGGCAGACTGATCGCCGAAGGCGACAACGCGGCCAGCACAAGCCTGCGCCTTCATCTCGACGGTGCTCAAGATCTGGACGACACCGCACTGCGGATCAAGCAGCATGGTCTCGACACCGACGGGACGATCGCCGGCTGAGACGACAGACCTGTCTCAGGTCGAGGAACCGGCCTGGGCGACCACGTCACGCACCGTCGCCAGGGTCTCCTCGGGATGGTCCAGGTGCACGCTGTGCGTCGCCCCCGGCCAGCACTCGACCCGCCCGCCGAACGCGGCGGCGAAACGCTCGTGAGACCGCCGCATCGCGCTGTCCGGCTTGCGATCGGCGGTCACCACCACGGCGGGCAGCCGGGGCAAAACGGCGCCCTGCACCTCTTTCGCCAACGCCGTGATGCCGCGGACCGCGCGCGCCAGCATCGGGGCGTCGAGGTTCGCCGTCCGCACGAACGCGGCCTCGCAGTCCGGCCGGAGTTTCTGGCGTCGCGCTGCCCGGACGACGGCGGCGTGGGCGACGCGCGGAAAGACCTGGCGCAGCACGGGAACGGTCGAGAGCTTGCCGAGCGCACCCACCGTGCGCTCCAGAGCGGCGCACGTCCGGGGGTCGTCGATGGGCGTCGGATCGAGCAGGACCAGGCCGGCGACCTTTTCCGGGTACGCGCGGGCGAACAGCACCGCCACGGCACCGCCGAGACTCTGCCCGACGACCACGACCGGGCCGCGGTCCAGGCTGTCGACGAGCGCGCTCAGATGGGCCGCGGCGTCCGCCAGCGCACCGTCGTCCGTCGAGGTGCCGGTCCCCGGCCGGTCGTGCACGATCACCCGGCAGCCCGGATCGGCGACGAGACCTTCGACCAGACCGGGAAAGAAGCCGTCGCAGGACTCGGCACCGCCGGGCAACAGCAGTACCGGCTGCCCGGAATCGCCGTGGACCCGGACTCCGCCGTTTTCCATCCGCTCTCCTCGCCCTGTCGATCATTCAGCCTAGCGCGGATTTGCCATCCGGCCCGTAAGACCAGGTCGGCGCGGTGCCGCCCCGTGCGAACCGGCTCGCACAGTTCGCTCGAACCGGCGATCCATGGATGAACCGAAGATGAACAGAATTGACCCCTGCCGTCACGACCGGCCGCCGGACCTGGTTCTTCCGGCGGTCGGCGCAACC
This window encodes:
- a CDS encoding alpha/beta fold hydrolase; amino-acid sequence: MENGGVRVHGDSGQPVLLLPGGAESCDGFFPGLVEGLVADPGCRVIVHDRPGTGTSTDDGALADAAAHLSALVDSLDRGPVVVVGQSLGGAVAVLFARAYPEKVAGLVLLDPTPIDDPRTCAALERTVGALGKLSTVPVLRQVFPRVAHAAVVRAARRQKLRPDCEAAFVRTANLDAPMLARAVRGITALAKEVQGAVLPRLPAVVVTADRKPDSAMRRSHERFAAAFGGRVECWPGATHSVHLDHPEETLATVRDVVAQAGSST